The DNA region GCCGGTCAGATCCGGGATCGGGTGGGTGATATCGTCTCCGGGCATCGTCAGGATCGGGATCTGGGTCACTGAGCCCTTGACACCCTTAATGATACCGGCACGCTCGTAGATGCTCGCAAGGTCGGTGTACATGTAGCCGGGGTAACCGCGACGGCCGGGGACCTCCTCACGGGCTGCGCCTATCTGGCGGAGCGCCTCGCAGTAGTTGGTCATATCCGTCAGGATGACAAGCACGTGGTAACCGAGATCGAACGCAAGGTATTCGGCGGTTGTGAGCGCAAGACGCGGCGTGATCGTTCGCTCTACAGCCGGGTCGTCGGCGAGGTTCAGGAAGACAACCGAACGCTCGAGAGCGCCGGTCTTCTCGAAATCGGCCATGAAGTAGTTGGCCTCTTCACGGGTTATGCCCATGGCCGCAAAGACCACGGCAAACTCTTCCTTCGATCCAGGCACCTTCGCCTGCCGGGCGATCTGGAGCGCCACATCGTTGTGGGGCAGACCGGATGCAGAGAAGATCGGGAGTTTCTGGCCACGGACCAGTGTGTTCATGCCGTCGATGGTCGAGATACCCGTCTGGATGAAATCCTCGGGTGACGAGCGGGCGTAGGGGTTGATGGCCGCGCCGGTGATATCGAGCCTCTTTTCGGGCACGATCTCGGGGCCGCCGTCGATGGGTTTGCCCCCGCCCGAGAGGATACGCCCGAGCATATCCCTGCCGACCGGCATCTTGATTGTCTCGCCCGTGAAGCGGATGCCCGAATCCCTGCCAATCCCGGCCGTAGCCTCGAAGACCTGGACAACAACGATCTCGTCGCTTGTATCCAGCACCTGGCCGCGCTTGACCGTGCCATCAGCGGTTATGATGTTGACGAGTTCGCCGTAGCCCACAGGTTCCGTCTTCTCGACAAAGACCAGCGGCCCTGCAATCTGCGTAATTGTTCTATACTCCTTCATTCTCACACCGCCCTCAAGCCTTCGAATTCAGCATCCATATCCTTCAAGATCTTCTCAAGTTCAGGCTTGTAGTCCTTGATGAACTTGATCTGGGGCAGTTCGTTCTTGCTCTTTATGCTGATGATCTGCTGGGGGGTCGCGCCAGCTGCCTGTGCGCTGCGAGCAAGGTCGGCGTAGCGCTTGATTGCCTTCATCATGTCGTACTGCTTGATCATCGGGCAGAACGTATCCACCGGGTCGTAGGCGTTCTGTTGCAGGAAGACCTCGCGGATCATCCTGGCCACCTCGATCGTGACCTGTTCCTCGTCCGGCAGCGCATCTGAACCAACCAGCTGTACAATCTCCTGGAGTTCGGCCTCTTTCTGGAGGATACCCAAAGCCCATGTTCTGAGTGGATTCCATTCAGGCGAGACCTCCTGGTCATACCACTCATTGAGCCTGTCCAGGTAGAGCGAGTAGGAGTTCAGCCAGTTGATCGCCGGGAAGTGCCGGCGCTGGGAGAGTTTCGCATCCAGCGCCCAGAACACCTTGACTATACGCAGGGTGTTCTGGGTGACCGGTTCGGAGAAATCCCCACCCGGCGGGGAGACAGCTCCGATGACAGAGATCGAACCGTCCGTCCCGTTCAAGTTGATGACGCGGCCTGCACGCTCGTAGAACTCAGAGAGGCGTGCTGCAAGGTAGGCAGGATACCCCTCTTCGCCTGGCATCTCCTCCAGACGGCTTGAGATCTCACGCATGGCTTCTGCCCACCGCGAGGTGGAGTCGGCCATCAGCGAGACATCGTAGCCCATGTCACGGAAGTACTCGGCGATCGTGACACCTGTATACACGGACGCTTCGCGAGCAGCAACCGGCATGTTCGAGGTGTTCGCGATGAGCACCGTCCGCTCCATCAGGGGTTTACCGGTCTTTGGGTCCTCAAGTTCCGGGAACTCGGTCAGAACCTCGGTCATCTCGTTGCCGCGTTCGCCGCAACCGATGTAGACGACGATCTCGGCATCCGACCACTTCGCCAGCTGCTGCTGCGTGACCGTCTTGCCGCTCCCGAATGGACCCGGGATGGCCGCGGTTCCGCCCTTCGCGATCGGGAAGAGACCATCCAGGATCCGCTGACCGGTGATCAGCGGGACGTCAGGGTTCAGTTTCTCTTTCACCGGACGGGGCACGCGAACCGGCCACCGCTGGAGCATCCTGATCTCGCTACCGTCCTCCAGGATACAGACCGTCTCATCGACCGTGAATTTTCCGGCCCTGATCTCCCTGATCCTGCCGCCTTTCATGGTGGGCGGGACCATGACCTTGTGGACGATGTTCGTCTCCTGAACGGTGCCAATGATGTCACCGCCTCTGACCTCATCGCCTTTCTTCACCGTGGGCACGAACTCCCATCTCTTCTCGTGGGAGAGGCCCGGGGCCGAGACACCGCGCTCGATAAAGTTGCCCATCGTGTTCACGAGCACCTCAAGCGGCCGCTGGATCCCGTCGTAGATACTGGTCAGCAGCCCCGGTCCGAGTTCAACCGAGAGTGAGAGACCCGTATTCTCTACCGGCTCACCGGGCCTGATGCCGGCGGTATCCTCGTAGACCTGGATGATGACGTTCTCACCCTGGATCTTGATGACCTCCCCCATCAGTTCCTCTTTGCCAACCTTAACCACGTCGTACATGTGCGCATCGAGACCGACAGCGGTTACAACCGGCCCGGAAATCCGCTTCAGGACTCCACGAGTCCTGTTCTCTTTTCTTTTCTCCATTACTTCCACAGATCAACACCCACCGATCTCTTGATTCTCTCTCTCATCGAAAGGCCACCCTCTTCCTCTCCGATCGCGATCACCGTCGGCCAGACGGAGTTCTCGAGGGTGGTTCGAAGCCGCAGGGGAATTCGCTCCATGTCGCTGCCTTTCAGCACGAGGATGCCGACGCCCCTGTCATCCAGCACCTGGTTGATCTGTTCGACCAGCCGCGCGTCGGTCTCGGCCACATAGGTCTTCCTGACGCCCGCAAGCCGAAAACCGAGGATGAATCCCTCACTACCGATAACTGCGATCTCCATACTACATCACCAGGTAGCCCTTCAACCGCTCACCGGGAATGCCGGCCTCTTTGCCCCGGGCGAGGGCACGAAGGTTTGCGACCTCGTACTTCTTCTCCTCAAGATAGACGATGACGGGCAGGACGGAGAACGGATACCGTTTTGATATCCGCTCCATCTGGTCGAGCTGGACACGGGTAAGTGCAACCTCGATCTCATGGAGAGCGCTCATTCTCCGGATATCTTCAAGCGTGTTCAGGAGCGGAACCATCTTTACCCGCTTTTTTAAGGCGTCGATAAACTCGTCCCTGTCCTCAACCTCCAGGATCTGCTGCAGTTCGTCCACACTGAACGTGCCGCCAGGGATCATCATATCCCGTACATCCTCCCGGACATGCCCTGCCCTGAGACGGAAAAGGGTCTGGATGTTCCGGATATCGATCTCGAGGAGGATGTACTTGAGGAACACGTTCCCACCCTTCACGCCTCCCTTTGCATCCTCGATGAGTCGGGCGTAGTAGCCTTTGTAGAGCTCGTTCTCCAGGTGAGCAAACGATCTGGTCTCCATTGCACTGCTGATCTCTTTCTCCAGGGTTGGGTAGAACAGTTCCCCCTTTAGTGCCTCAACAACCCGTTCTGGAGACTCCTCAGTGAGAAGACGATCGAGAGCAACTTTGTCCAGTTTGCCGGCCGGGACCAGAACCTCTTTGATCTTGCCGGGGTACATCCCCTGCATCTTGCCGCGCAGGATGGTGATAATGTTCTGGATGTCCCAGCGACGGAGATAACTCACGGTGAAGTAGTTTAGTTCCCCGGGCACAAGTTCCAGGATCTTCTGGAACTCCTTGGCGAGGTTCCAGCTCAAGGCCTCCTCGACCAGGTTGATACCTGAGAAGGAGGTTCCGAGTTCATCGATCTCAGACCTGTAGTTGGTCTCGCCGATGAACCGGATGATCTCAGGCAGGCTCATGTTCAGCATCCGGAGATAGTCATCGCGTGGAATCAGCCGCGATCTACGCACCCGCATGCGGGTGCAGGCGTA from Methanoculleus receptaculi includes:
- a CDS encoding V-type ATP synthase subunit F, which codes for MEIAVIGSEGFILGFRLAGVRKTYVAETDARLVEQINQVLDDRGVGILVLKGSDMERIPLRLRTTLENSVWPTVIAIGEEEGGLSMRERIKRSVGVDLWK
- a CDS encoding ATP synthase subunit B, which encodes MKEYRTITQIAGPLVFVEKTEPVGYGELVNIITADGTVKRGQVLDTSDEIVVVQVFEATAGIGRDSGIRFTGETIKMPVGRDMLGRILSGGGKPIDGGPEIVPEKRLDITGAAINPYARSSPEDFIQTGISTIDGMNTLVRGQKLPIFSASGLPHNDVALQIARQAKVPGSKEEFAVVFAAMGITREEANYFMADFEKTGALERSVVFLNLADDPAVERTITPRLALTTAEYLAFDLGYHVLVILTDMTNYCEALRQIGAAREEVPGRRGYPGYMYTDLASIYERAGIIKGVKGSVTQIPILTMPGDDITHPIPDLTGYITEGQIVVSRDLHRKGIYPPINVLPSLSRLMNLGIGEGHTREDHKKVSDQLYAAYAEGNDLRGLVAIVGKDALSERDRMFLEFADLFEDRFVRQGLYEDRSIEETLDLGWELLATLPEEHLVRIDRAMIQKYHPKYRKKAEG
- a CDS encoding V-type ATP synthase subunit C; translated protein: MAGVSSGSATNYVYACTRMRVRRSRLIPRDDYLRMLNMSLPEIIRFIGETNYRSEIDELGTSFSGINLVEEALSWNLAKEFQKILELVPGELNYFTVSYLRRWDIQNIITILRGKMQGMYPGKIKEVLVPAGKLDKVALDRLLTEESPERVVEALKGELFYPTLEKEISSAMETRSFAHLENELYKGYYARLIEDAKGGVKGGNVFLKYILLEIDIRNIQTLFRLRAGHVREDVRDMMIPGGTFSVDELQQILEVEDRDEFIDALKKRVKMVPLLNTLEDIRRMSALHEIEVALTRVQLDQMERISKRYPFSVLPVIVYLEEKKYEVANLRALARGKEAGIPGERLKGYLVM
- a CDS encoding ATP synthase subunit A; translation: MEKRKENRTRGVLKRISGPVVTAVGLDAHMYDVVKVGKEELMGEVIKIQGENVIIQVYEDTAGIRPGEPVENTGLSLSVELGPGLLTSIYDGIQRPLEVLVNTMGNFIERGVSAPGLSHEKRWEFVPTVKKGDEVRGGDIIGTVQETNIVHKVMVPPTMKGGRIREIRAGKFTVDETVCILEDGSEIRMLQRWPVRVPRPVKEKLNPDVPLITGQRILDGLFPIAKGGTAAIPGPFGSGKTVTQQQLAKWSDAEIVVYIGCGERGNEMTEVLTEFPELEDPKTGKPLMERTVLIANTSNMPVAAREASVYTGVTIAEYFRDMGYDVSLMADSTSRWAEAMREISSRLEEMPGEEGYPAYLAARLSEFYERAGRVINLNGTDGSISVIGAVSPPGGDFSEPVTQNTLRIVKVFWALDAKLSQRRHFPAINWLNSYSLYLDRLNEWYDQEVSPEWNPLRTWALGILQKEAELQEIVQLVGSDALPDEEQVTIEVARMIREVFLQQNAYDPVDTFCPMIKQYDMMKAIKRYADLARSAQAAGATPQQIISIKSKNELPQIKFIKDYKPELEKILKDMDAEFEGLRAV